The Oscarella lobularis chromosome 9, ooOscLobu1.1, whole genome shotgun sequence genome includes a window with the following:
- the LOC136190812 gene encoding uncharacterized protein — protein MSRVIVLQVVLFLALLPSNTNSYFLGDGEDVLDHSTTYRSVFDSFFNSSVFDSFFNSSEVQLYLGDEARNLIGTVSEASDFRVLDLVKLILPDALEALGISAADLENPFNFKLASISLDLESKQWSIRTKKFPSLILIPDFLILTDVTVFLTMNFDPEATSIRDKFSLNEFTLTGVWEVGDFDFAFTIEQLDDTFYFRGAPTDGELPVGRLITLLGAALLPAELEGPLRAMGLDAFSLTNFQAIGTSVTDGFALALSGNPTISGWSGLRCHLLITRYAKTVYQEANTVVTFAVNLPSFSLAGLIKTVSGLDVSDVPLIGSLTVPEMGLIVSSGSLEPNLLPEVIEGVLTQVHPIDKGVTLVAAIPFVPDQEPVFFFLRIGSEGIEFDFDDPDGTLTLGNLLSAIIPDFDISDLTLPPGISDLMNIQLWAFRLTISKQIKTLEIELRIPDSLEIIPGIMEIREPSLYLNITLSKPRKTEFRAEGYWKFGPIGFPVSIDQAERASVSLTSLKQKAAKGFVLSGEGDDIHIGDIIKKFDADFLPDELSSILQSASLIDFAILQPSFEIPIGTGGKGFQLKLAGTPRIAGWNAPTINLVVNKANGKTAMAVGIDVGRFSLADIIEKLTGFNVGALPLLNQVLQVAIAVSSKTMTDVSLSGEFLSQIPIQRGLSIIAQFSLPADCGGDMFCDLLSGALGKDANMQLSATITSLKQIYLRVLVNNIRLGSGLTLSQAGLEFALGAESYVGLTATLALSNPPISFTGSLRAGIQGLELRMEMIGIWERAFGINYLSFGDGIIAVTIKPGVPMVGLELGGKVLLGRVGSEKRLVIEVYLGIDPTMPRNNYFYGSVNKATIGSLLDAFDIPVSLPQCVAESGFPNGLLLSYSLDARELSPSGIVIPQGIVFNGTMNILGFRLSAYIRIGLPDGIEIDMRMSPLNLAGGLLRLSRSSSDSSSGPLLYLKIEAFPVPKVNVTIQGYLSLFEGMFHREVMVQITNTHFVFYISGNFFLFNAALKIYAPYGSLLSAPFQVQGHLSFPWLRFIERKVCEVIDKVADLATSAIEKAQAVVRGAEDTFCRAIGVEKERIRIVNSLCHLRRCSRWCIGCPSWNHCCWSIWGACMGCPGWNSCCWTMPDLICEVYNFGCRVFRKIAYAALWAASKFTFLARAVLKVAEIALQVAKEGVKIGAQAAKFIWKLGLNGIISVKSIDFDVSIGDASIGHFKGSLLVSFLGNFDKKLDFSLRLDRPHEMALDLADAIFPGISGRKRREVAERIRRSLPGYSHRHYLPVLYVHRPGGDFDRSEAVRRDRRIAELEASLPAVTYSKRDASDDEESPEQAAAVIEEELKDFHRKVESEKASESIPSDQVVSHTLDVVDVTIPRTLNTDEERCRHFDALEEVIRDIPQAIEAVYEGWSGSVKSYNEEGAKINNSMGEVERNEKRTEADGIGAREMLKQLKEMQQNTSAEELKEANRVLNREDFSLTELDLDNFGRNASSDELCKVVVGDVGKEIYNYEGTAKGRLAEQNSAAVQKLLKEYGKDVKLKTGLELEPYLEKLFEQLTAPYRELAATDPRYPTAVDLLESLDKIKTHLFTMIQQTVFRAKKLSSILLGELKEIDQIKIFCQ, from the exons ATGTCTCGAGTCATCGTCTTACAAGTCGTGTTGTTTCTGGCACTGCTGCCCAGCAACACGAACTCCTACTTTCTGGGCGATGGCGAAGACGTCTTGGACCATTCGACGACTTACCGCTCTGTCTTTGACAGCTTTTTCAATAGCTCTGTCTTTGACAGCTTTTTCAATAGCTCCGAGGTGCAGCTTTACCTGGGAGACGAAGCCAGAAATCTCATCGGAACTGTGTCGGAGGCGAGCGATTTTCGCGTGCTCGATCTCGTGAAACTGATTCTTCCCGATGCGCTGGAGGCTCTCGGAATCAGCGCCGCGGACCTCGAGAATCCGTTCAACTTCAAATTGGCCAGCATATCGTTGGACTTGGAGTCGAAACAATGGTCGATCCGTACGAAAAAATTTCCCTCGTTGATTTTGATTCCCGATTTCCTAATTCTCACCGACGTTACCGTTTTCCTTACGATGAACTTCGACCCAGAAGCGACATCGATTCGCGACAAATTTTCCCTCAACGAATTCACTTTGACCGGCGTGTGGGAAGTCGGCGATTTTGACTTCGCATTCACAATCGAGCAGCTCGACGACACCTTCTACTTCCGCGGCGCCCCGACCGACGGCGAATTACCCGTGGGTCGTTTGATAACACTCCTCGGCGCTGCTCTACTTCCCGCAGAGTTGGAGGGCCCCCTTAGAGCCATGGGACTCGACGCGTTCAGTCTAACGAATTTCCAAGCCATTGGAACGTCTGTCACAGACGGCTTCGCTCTCGCACTGTCGGGAAATCCAACGATCAGCGGCTGGAGCGGGCTCCGTTGTCATCTTCTGATAACGCGATACGCAAAGACGGTCTATCAAGAAGCGAATACCGTCGTGACGTTTGCCGTGAACTTGCCTTCCTTTAGCCTCGccggtttaattaaaacggtTTCCGGGTTGGACGTCAGTGACGTTCCGCTCATTGGTTCCCTGACTGTGCCGGAAATGGGTCTAATCGTATCGTCGGGGAGTCTTGAGCCCAACCTACTCCCGGAAGTCATCGAAGGTGTACTCACACAAGTGCATCCTATTGACAAAGGGGTCACTTTGGTGGCTGCTATTCCCTTCGTACCAGACCAAGAGcccgttttcttttttctccgaaTTGGATCTGAAGGTATAGAGTTTGATTTCGATGACCCGGACGGGACATTGACATTGGGAAATTTACTTTCGGCAATTATACCAGACTTTGATATCAGCGATCTTACTCTTCCGCCTGGAATTTCCGACCTCATGAATATTCAGTTGTGGGCGTTTCGGCTGACCATATCcaaacaaataaaaactCTCGAAATCGAACTCAGAATCCCAGACTCTCTTGAAATAATTCCGGGTATAATGGAAATTCGCGAACCTTCGTTATATCTGAACATCACCCTTTCAAAGCCGAGAAAGACCGAGTTCAGAGCCGAAGGGTACTGGAAGTTTGGCCCCATAGGATTTCCGGTGAGCATTGACCAGGCCGAGCGGGCTTCCGTTTCTCTCACCTCTCTCAAGCAAAAAGCAGCAAAAGGCTTCGTATTGTCcggcgaaggagacgacATACACATCGGCGATATCATCAAAaaattcgacgccgacttTCTACCCGACGAATTGTCGTCCATTTTGCAATCGGCTTCACTGATCGACTTCGCTATTCTCCAACCGTCGTTCGAAATCCCAATCGGAACCGGCGGCAAAGGCTTCCAATTAAAACTCGCAGGAACGCCCCGAATCGCCGGTTGGAATGCGCCAACGATTAACCTTGTCGTGAACAAGGCAAACGGAAAAACCGCGATGGCCGTCGGCATAGACGTGGGCCGCTTTAGCTTGGCCGATATCATAGAAAAATTGACTGGATTCAACGTCGGAGCTTTGCCTCTTCTGAACCAAGTCCTCCAAGTAGCCATAGCGGTGTCTTCAAAGACGATGACCGACGTTAGCCTTAGCGGGGAATTCCTAAGTCAAATACCTATCCAACGAGGACTATCAATTATTGCCCAATTCAGTTTACCCGCCGATTGTGGCGGGGACATGTTCTGCGATTTGTTAAGCGGAGCGCTGGGGAAGGACGCAAACATGCAACTGTCTGCGACCATAACCTCTCTCAAGCAGATATACCTTCGAGTTCTCGTGAATAACATTCGGTTGGGAAGCGGTCTGACGTTGAGTCAAGCGGGGTTAGAGTTTGCTCTCGGTGCTGAAAGCTACGTTGGGCTAACGGCGACACTGGCGTTGTCGAACCCGCCCATTTCCTTCACCGGATCGCTGAGAGCGGGAATCCAAGGACTCGAGCTGCGCATGGAAATGATCGGCATTTGGGAACGAGCGTTTGGAATAAACTATCTCTCCTTCGGAGACGGGATTATAGCGGTGACAATCAAGCCCGGAGTTCCCATGGTCGGACTAGAATTAGGCGGCAAAGTGCTCCTAGGAAGAGTCGGCAGCGAGAAACGACTCGTTATCGAAGTTTACCTCGGCATCGACCCAACGATGCCGCGAAATAATTACTTCTACGGATCGGTGAACAAAGCGACGATCGGTTCTCTGCTCGACGCGTTTGACATCCCAGTGTCTTTGCCGCAGTGCGTTGCCGAGAGCGGGTTTCCGAACGGGCTTCTACTCTCGTACTCTCTCGACGCGCGCGAGCTCTCTCCCTCCGGAATCGTTATTCCCCAAGGCATCGTATTCAACGGAACGATGAACATTCTCGGCTTTCGACTTTCCGCCTATATCCGCATTGGACTTCCGGATGGGATCGAGATCGACATGCGCATGTCTCCTCTCAATCTCGCCGGCGGTCTTTTGAGACTGTCGAGATCGAGCAGTGACTCGAGCAGCGGTCCTCTATTATATctcaaaatcgaagcgtTTCCCGTACCAAAAGTCAATGTCACCATTCAAGGCTATCTGAGCCTATTCGAGGGTATGTTTCATCGCGAAGTCATGGTGCAAATCACCAACACccatttcgtcttctacATAAGCGgaaacttttttctcttcaacgcTGCCTTGAAAATCTACGCTCCGTACGGTTCTCTTCTAAGCGCTCCGTTTCAAGTGCAAGGTCACCTGTCGTTCCCGTGGCTACGATTCATCGAGAGAAAAGTTTGCGAGGTTATAGACAAGGTTGCGGATCTTGCAACGTCTGCTATAGAAAAGGCTCAAGCTGTTGTACGAGGCGCGGAAGATACGTTCTGCCGTGCCATAGGCGTCGAAAAGGAAAGGATACGAATCGTGAACAGTCTGTGCCACCTTCGACGTTGCAGCAGAT GGTGCATTGGGTGTCCGTCTTGGAATCATTGCTGCTGGTCGATCTGGGGTGCTTGCATGGGATGTCCTGGATGGAACTCGTGTTGCTGGACTATGCCCGATCTCATCTGCGAAGTCTATAATTTCGGATGCCGCGTGTTCCGCAAAATCGCCTACGCCGCTCTGTGGGCTGCCTCAAAATTCACTTTTCTTGCCAGAGCTGTTCTGAAGGTTGCTGAAATCGCATTACAAGTTGCAAAAGAGGGCGTCAAGATAGGAGCCCAGGCAGCTAAATTCATATGGAAACTCGGACTAAATGGCATCATTAGCGTCAAGAGTATCGACTTTGACGTTTCAATCGGGGACGCGAGTATAGGCCACTTCAAAGGATCCTTgctcgtttcgtttctcggTAACTTCGATAAGAAATTGGACTTCAGCCTACGATTGGACAGACCGCACGAAATGGCTTTGGACTTGGCCGACGCCATTTTTCCCGGAATATCcggacgaaaacgtcgcgaagTGGCGGAACGAATTCGCCGTTCTCTTCCTGGCTATAGTCATCGGCATTATCTTCCAGTGCTCTACGTCCACAGGCCCGgcggcgatttcgatcgttccGAGGCTGTTAGAAGAGATCGTCGCATTGCTGAGCTAGAAGCGTCTCTACCCGCTGTTACGTACTCAAAGAGAGACGCTTCggatgacgaagaatcgCCTGAACAAGCCGCTGCGGTTATCGAAGAAGAACTGAAAGACTTTCACAGGAAAGTCGAATCAGAAAAGGCCTCGGAAAGTATTCCTTCTGATCAAGTTGTATCTCATACCCTCGACGTTGTTGACGTCACTATTCCACGAACTTTGA ACACCGACGAGGAACGATGTCGGCATTTCGACGCGCTAGAAGAAGTTATTAGAGACATTCCCCAAGCGATTGAAGCCGTCTACGAAGGCTGGTCTGGTTCCGTCAAGTCTTACAACGAAGAAGGAGCGAAAATAAACAATTCAATGGGAGAAgtagaaagaaacgagaaaagAACGGAAGCGGATGGTATTGGAGCTCGTGAAATGCTTAAACAGCTCAAAGAAATGCAGCAGAATACATCTGCAGAGGAACTGAAAGAAGCAAATAGAGTTCTGAACAGAGAAGACTTCAGTCTGACGGAACTCGATCTTGATAACTTTGGAAGAAATGCATCGTCGGATGAACTATGCAAAGTCGTTGTAGGAGACGTAGGAAAAG aaATTTACAATTATGAGGGAACTGCAAAGGGTCGTCTTGCTGAACAAAATTCCGCCGCCGTACAGAAACTTCTCAAAGAATATGGCAAAGACGTTAAACTGAAGACCGGACTTGAACTCGAGCCTTATCTGGAAAAGCTTTTCGAGCAATTGACTGCACCGTACAGAGAACTAGCCGCAACGGACCCAAGGTACCCGACGGCTGTGGATCTTCTCGAAAGCTTGGACAAAATCAAAACG CATCTTTTCACCATGATACAGCAAACGGTATTTCGAGCAAAGAAGTTGTCGTCGATTCTTCTCGGGGAGCTAAAGGAAATTGACCAGATCAAGATTTTCTGTCAATAA
- the LOC136190813 gene encoding uncharacterized protein — MHSQSVILLLLCIGLATGVFQVDQSDPGLKKFVHSDTKTLQVFGIMQFRYKGESMTPYCEGVLLGSRFVLTVIACAPSSLRQKFDIDKKRELDFAFVFRGYSNSFDERDFFLTANRRYAIIYLPTQAKNPPEFYAYPSWDGNVESRNSDWHIRAEEADDYPIRLSTGYVNPGGAATTNFQNACEFTKRVDLLALKCRTDVFGKKVRSGASFFKLMQGPSIEGVAVTGLVNLDESGKKCNDAKVRVTLGLSHASAAGSPIGYLCGRRFHEDDVRDILRTMRKAGRVETDVDVFPTKTIVGTTNMNGFDRYGRDMNDLLAESARHIFDAATIMAVQGVPDLSGGTKEATFFRNEVLGKVSMDFTDAVNNVAFLYKTSEVTKISCKSVRTFGQACFFKLRQATKCFTMINVDLNLDEPNIRKEQISQLRDAIDSVTTPSGCSKVILCLGDFSTGGGPPTQAPNPITDAKFQMAKLYSMRFHDPGPTTPESHYDRILVSENARLLHRYWPSGSGFKIQADRIEYYANKYIPDMPVARRQFAPTFRNVDLSDHLPVTVQIHDRKTTIGTWNVENFDVTIPTDATFDRKEIKRRNEFIKMFERFDVLAVQEVASSFNGNALSGNENSPYVEGTGLYGRNWLISENVKELGFAYDANVLRVVSCENLDVSTSQDAFACTFERKDTQERVSLVSVHVLNEDMSVSIARNYVTRAQEKFPDVTGYVLGDFNMDRAQFGEAGARCTHESKSNNDWTFTRQICKASTDYIWRFGSNVPGVEGCKVLSAELLEDAEKNGFIFADNPNRERMKAFASWEEISDQYPVYLEISHQD; from the exons ATGCACTCCCAGAGCGTCATCCTTCTTCTCCTATGCATCGGACTGGCAACAGGTGTCTTCCAAGTCGATCAATCGGACCCGGGATTAAAGAAATTCGTTCACAGCGACACCAAAACGCTGCAAGTCTTTGGTATCATGCAGTTTAGGTACAAAGGAGAATCGATGACACCGTACTGCGAAGGCGTGCTATTAGGAAGTCGTTTTGTACTGACTGTTATAGCGTGCGCGCCGTCATCACTACGTCAGAAATTCGACATCGACAAAAAGAGGGAGCTGGACTTTGCCTTCGTCTTCCGAGGCTATAGCAactcgttcgacgaacgcgatTTTTTCCTGACGGCAAATCGCAGATACGCGATCATTTATCTGCCGACGCAAGCGAAAAATCCGCCCGAATTTTACGCCTATCCGTCCTGGgacggaaacgtcgaatCGCGGAACAGTGACTGGCATATCCGGGCCGAGGAAGCGGACGACTATCCTATACGACTCTCCACGGGATACGTGAATCCCGGTGGAGCGGCCACGACGAATTTCCAGAACGCGTGCGAATTCACGAAACGCGTCGATCTGCTCGCCTTGAAGTGTAGAACGGATGTCTTCGGGAAGAAAGTCCGAAGCGGCGCGTCGTTTTTTAAGCTCATGCAGGGTCCGAGTATCGAGGGGGTAGCGGTGACGGGACTCGTTAATCTCGACGAATCGGGAAAGAAGTGTAACGACGCCAAGGTTCGAGTCACCTTGGGACTGTCTCACGCATCGGCGGCCGGATCACCTATCGGTTACCTGTGCGGAAGACGATTCcatgaagacgacgtcagagACATTCTTAGGACGATGAGAAAAGCGGGACGCGTCGAGACGGACGTGGACGTTTTTCCTACGAAAACAATAG TTGGAACGACGAATATGAACGGCTTCGATAGATACGGGCGCGACATGAACGATCTCTTAGCCGAGAGTGCGAGACATATTTTCGATGCTGCTACTATAATGGCCGTGCAAGGGGTCCCCGATCTGAGTGGGGGAACTAAGGAGGCGACTTTCTTTAGAAATGAAGTCCTAGGAAAGGTCTCCATGGATTTTACGGACGCGGTCAACAACGTAGCGTTTCTCTACAAGACAAGTGAGGTCACAAAGATTAGCTGCAAATCGGTGAGAACATTCGGCCAAGCGTGCTTTTTCAAA CTTCGGCAAGCAACGAAATGTTTCACTATGATCAACGTCGATCTCAACCTCGACGAGCCCAATATCCGAAAGGAACAGATTAGCCAATTGCGAGACGCCATAGATAGCGTCACAACACCATCTGGATGCTCTAAAGTCATCCTATGTCTAGGGGACTTTAGCACGGGAGGCGGCCCGCCCACGCAAGCTCCCAACCCTATAACTGACGCCAAATTCCAAATGGCTAAGCT ATACAGTATGCGTTTTCACGATCCGGGACCTACGACTCCTGAGTCGCATTACGATCGAATTCTCGTGAGCGAAAACGCTCGGCTACTTCATCGCTATTGGCCAAGCGGTAGCGGTTTCAAAATTCAAGCCGATCGAATTGAATACTACGCGAATAAATACATCCCGGATATGCCGGTTGCTCGGCGACAATTCGCGCCGACGTTTCGTAACGTCGATCTGAGCGATCATTTACCCGTTACCGTTCAAATCCACGACCGAAAAACGACTATAGGCACGTGGAATGTggaaaattttgacgtcaccattCCAACCGATGCGACGTTCGATCGAAAAGAGATCAAACGTCGCAACGAATTTATTAAGATGTTCGAACGGTTTGACGTTCTCGCCGTACAAGAGGTCGCATCGTCGTTTAACGGAAACGCATTGAGTGGAAACGAGAATAGTCCCTACGTCGAGGGAACGGGTTTGTACGGGAGAAATTGGCTTATAAGCGAAAACGTCAAGGAACTCGGTTTCGCCTACGATGCGAACGTGCTACGAGTCGTTTCGTGCGAAAATCTCGACGTGTCGACGTCTCAAGACGCTTTCGCTTGTACGTTCGAACGAAAGGACACTCAGGAG AGGGTTAGTCTCGTTTCGGTTCACGTTCTCAACGAGGATATGTCGGTCTCTATCGCACGAAACTACGTCACTAGGGcccaggagaaatttccTGATGTCACTGGGTACGTCTTAGGAGATTTTAATATGGATCGGGCTCAATTTGGCGAAGCCGGTGCCAG GTGCACGCACGAAAGCAAATCGAACAACGATTGGACTTTCACGAGGCAAATTTGCAAGGCCTCCACCGATTACATCTGGCGTTTTGGAAGCAACGTTCCGGGAGTGGAAGGCTGCAAGGTGCTCAGCGCGGAGCTGCTCGAAGACGCCGAGAAAAACGGATTCATTTTCGCGGATAATCCGAATCGCGAGCGAATGAAAGCGTTTGCGTCGTGGGAAGAAATTTCTGATCAGTACCCCGTCTACTTAGAAATCTCCCACCAAGACTAA
- the LOC136190814 gene encoding protein C-mannosyl-transferase DPY19L1-like, which produces MAMHGGKRRTNQSAKSSAKPNRKTLATPRTRLLSAFGASDAPQLYYIAFALAIAGGVSVLHGLYLSNLFENDRFFSHLSTLEREMSFRTEMGLYYSYYKTMVKSSSFLQGLNRVVYDNRTEYPDMINTLKRFNLYPEVSLAFLFRFYDNFMAWRGVSAKECFTINRGYGQSPVESCSGLGDETYFYVYSVFGLNGLLAGLFFLMSVYLSGSFFGGILAVASFFFNHSEATRVMWTPPLRESFAYPFLFLQMFCVTWTLRTETPRLKHALLIAFTSVLFMLPWQFSQFALLTQAVSLFGVYTLGYLSPTRLWLITFGHVIALLVNYVLQFGNAMLLTSYFGPCLVSVMIILRCESIWKQIKIKVVVVILRVALLCCGTLALKFLLGIVFQLSDDAHIGDILKAKFGLYKDFHTQLYTCAREFDFMEWEYIQKTSTTLLLPAGLVTIVIVLGNVVYAELERVVVSKKNEEHLKDATASPKRNEDEGGEGDGTRPLAAVLYHLFQLMAFGLMAFLIMRLKLFFTPHLCAFVALLASKEVCGFLQKNHRRALLVVLLAAMTVQGQANIRDQLGVVGEFNNADHETLIEWIQKETSPNAVFAGSMPVCASVKLSAERPIVNHPHYEDAGLRNRTHHVYQMYSRKPAKEIHRTLADMGVNYVIVEKTWCYQRAKEGCSMGDLWDAEDKENENGEQFCDVALNRGVPRPFVKVFRNDAYLVLRVKKMKEK; this is translated from the exons ATGGCGATGCATGGAGGAAAACGCAGAACGAATCAAAGCGCCAAGTCGTCAGCAAAGCCAAACAGAAAAACGCTAGCAACTCCTCGAACGCGTCTACTTTCCGCTTTTGGAGCTAGCGACGCACCGCAACTGTACTacatcgctttcgctttggcCATAG cgGGTGGAGTAAGCGTGCTTCACGG GCTTTATCTTTCCAACCTGTTTGAGAATGACCGTTTCTTCAGTCATCTGTCCACTTTAGAACGAGAAATGTCATTTCGAACAGAAATG GGTCTTTACTACTCCTACTACAAGACGATGGTGAAATCGAGCTCATTTCTTCAGGGGCTCAACCGCGTAGTCTACGACAATCGAACCGAATATCCAGACATGATTAATACTCTCAAGCGATTCAATCTCTATCCCGag gtttCTCTCGCCTTTTTGTTTCGTTTCTATGACAACTTCATGGCATGGCGAGGAGTTTCGGCGAAAGAGTGCTTCACAATCAATCGCGGTTATGGCCAATCGCCCGTCGAAAGTTGTAGCG gtCTCGGTGACGAAACCTATTTTTATGTTTATAGCGTTTTTGGGCTCAATGGGTTGCTAGCtggcctcttctttcttatgTCTGTTTATCTTAG tgGTAGCTTTTTTGGCGGAATCCTAGCAGTcgcgtctttcttctttaaTCATTCAGAG GCAACGCGTGTTATGTGGACTCCACCTCTGCGAGAGAGCTTTGCCtatccttttcttttccttcaaatGTTCTGTGTTACGTGGACGCTAAg AACTGAAACTCCTCGTTTGAAGCATGCTCTTTTGATTGCATTTACGAGCGTACTCTTTATGTTGCCTTGGCAA TTCTCTCAATTCGCTCTGCTTACTCAA gccgtttctctttttggcGTTTACACTTTGGGATACTTGTCTCCCACTCGGCTCTGGCTCATCACCTTCGGCCACGTG ATAGCACTCTTGGTAAATTATGTACTCCAGTTTGGGAATGCAATGCTTCTGAC gtcATACTTTGGACCCTGCTTGGTATCTGTAATG ATTATTTTGCGCTGCGAGTCTATTTGGAAACAAATAAAGATCAAAGTTGTAGTTGTG ATTCTAAGAGTTGCATTGCTTTGTTGTGGCACGTTGGCCCTGAAATTTTTACTTGGCATAGTGTTCCAACTATCAGATGAC GCTCACATTGGAGATATCCTCAAGGCAAAGTTTGGCCTCTACAAGGATTTCCATACTCAACTCTATACGTGCGCCAGAGAATTCGATTTCATGGAATGGGAG TACATacagaaaacgtcgactACCTTGCTTTTGCCTGCCGGATTGGTAACGATTGTGATTGTGCTGGGAAAC GTGGTATACGCTGAACTAGAGAGGGTCGTTGTTAGCAAGAAGAATGAGGAGCACTTGAAGGACGCAACGGCGTCGCCTAAACGGAATGAAGATGAAGGCGGTGAAGGAGACGGCACTCGTCCTTTGGCAGCT gtATTATATCATCTCTTTCAATTGATGGCTTTTGGTTTGATGGCTTTTCTCATCATGCGTCTTAAGCTCTTCTTTACGCCGCATCTTTGTGCTTTCGTTGCTCTACTGGCGTCGAAAGAG GTCTGTGGatttctgcagaaaaatcACAGACGCGCTCTTTTAGTCGTGCTTCTCGCTGCAATGACTGTACAAGGCCAGGCGAATATTCGAGATCAACTT GGCGTCGTGGGCGAATTCAACAACGCAGACCACGAGACTCTG ATTGAATGGATCCAGAAGGAAACTAGTCCAA ATGCTGTCTTTGCGGGATCGATGCCCGTCTGCGCTTCTGTGAAGCTGTCCGCCGAGCGTCCTATAGTCAATCATCCTCACTACGAAGACGCCGGCCTTCGCAATCGCACGCATCATGTCTACCAGATGTATAGCCGAAAACCGGCCAAAGAGATTCACCGAACCCTGGCTGATATGGGAGTCAATTATGTTATAGTCGAGAAAACGTGGTGTTATCAGAGAGCCAA GGAGGGGTGCAGTATGGGCGATCTTTGGGATGCCGAggataaagaaaatgagaatGGAGAGCAATTTTGCGATGTGGCTCTCAATCGAGGAGTACCGAGACCGTTTGTTAAAGTGTTTAGAAACGATGCCTATTTGGTACTCCGTGtcaagaaaatgaaagaaaagtgA